One window from the genome of Gambusia affinis linkage group LG14, SWU_Gaff_1.0, whole genome shotgun sequence encodes:
- the sdc3 gene encoding syndecan-3, with translation MKLPWLLALAALLAHTATAQKWPQPADDEGSTRDDFYDDEDLYSGSGSGSSDIGVRPTTSGVTFTTEEPILFSTTQATSPAPSASPAAEPSSSPEDVVSTVFPTEADGESGIYVEMEREREKEKELERERERQMERERERERIREIERERERERERERERERERERERQRERELERQRELERIRSAQTTAAPRSPAAFPVSTTGLTTSAVETAGPSAGSDDLLGPDEGEEDVYLSPEPTSVYPGFDMETTTDYDYDTPTTAETTPEPTTAAPTTTAATTARTRVPFRPRVPASRTTQGVPTERTTRPQPPATTQEGSNEVGAAGPTGDSEISKDRRNNLGLMPDFSGNTVDSGSSAAQLPQKNILERKEVLIAVIVGGVVGALFAAFLVMLLVYRMKKKDEGSYTLEEPKQATVTYQKPDKQEEFYA, from the exons GCGCAGAAGTGGCCTCAACCCGCCGATGACGAAGGCTCGACGAGAGACGACTTTTACGATGACGAGGACCTCTACTCGGGCTCCGGCTCTGGCT CCTCTGACATCGGCGTGAGGCCGACGACATCTGGCGTGACCTTCACCACGGAGGAGCCCATCCTCTTCTCCACCACCCAGGCgacaagccccgccccctcagCCTCACCTGCGGCCGAGCCCAGCTCCAGCCCGGAGGATGTCGTCTCCACCGTGTTCCCCACCGAAGCCGACGGAGAGAGCGGCATCTACGTGGAGAtggagagggagagggaaaaagagaaggagctggagagagagagagagagacagatggaaagggaaagagaaagagagcggATCAGAGAGATTGAAAGAGAGAGGGAACGCGAGAGAGagcgggagagagagagggagcggGAGAGAGAGCgggagaggcagagagagcgGGAGCTGGAGAGGCAGAGGGAGCTGGAGAGAATCCGGTCGGCTCAGACCACCGCAGCCCCCCGCTCGCCCGCCGCCTTCCCCGTGTCCACCACCGGCCTGACGACCAGCGCCGTGGAGACCGCAGGACCCTCTGCTGGCTCAGACGACCTGCTCGGCCCGGACGAAGGCGAGGAGGACGTGTACCTGTCGCCGGAGCCCACCTCGGTTTACCCCGGCTTCGACATGGAAACCACCACAGATTACGATTACGACACGCCCACCACAGCGGAGACCACACCCGAGCCCACGACAGCCGCGCCCACCACCACAGCTGCGACCACCGCCAGGACCAGAGTCCCCTTCAGGCCCCGGGTCCCGGCGTCGAGGACCACTCAGGGCGTCCCGACGGAGAGAACGACCCGCCCACAGCCGCCCGCAACCACACAG GAGGGAAGCAACGAGGTGGGAGCCGCAGGCCCGACCGGAGACTCTGAGATCAGCAAGGATCGCCGGAATAATCTCGGCTTAATGCCCGACTTCAGCGGGAACACGGTGGACAGTGGCAGCTCTGCTGCCCAGCTGCCACAGAAGAACATCCTGGAGAGGAAAGAGGTCCTAATAG ctgtgATCGTGGGAGGCGTGGTGGGCGCCTTGTTCGCCGCTTTCCTGGTGATGCTGCTGGTGTACAGGATGAAGAAGAAGGACGAGGGCAGCTACACGCTGGAGGAACCCAAACAAGCCACGGTCACCTACCAGAAACCCGACAAGCAGGAGGAGTTTTACGCATAA
- the LOC122843678 gene encoding homeobox protein NOBOX-like isoform X2: METEEAEQVKPERSLPAEDEAAAQDVQMQDKEAEISNETIIDKRVSKNKKVTEKKTVQKKSRKRRGKKQNEHVKTRKGGKEDVSVMLEEEKKSETQEVSVTASEESSIQFDPSIGLISSCELSDPVYLGMETTGLYCPPDPVPVLYPAQPPVPIQSAAPTSHGGTKRPHSPSQPQCLPQKSSQPLQIEISQVYSTRRSIRYSNRGRGRALSCPPPPGSELLDCVPLPPAPRKKTRTLYSTDQLEHLEALFQEDHYPDAEKRKIIAASVGVTPQRIMVWFQNRRAKWRKVRSITAKAETALSRVEPSTNSPNHKINPHLAMLTSSRKGVPSFSGHIAASVQQIGSAAAFPTLSTQTTSSFSSLLESLNSPGQSTGREMSSGNLPEYHHPRPMHSPPPLRRASLPLFPPVFNSVTPSLLNTPAHTPPLFLDALESGGSLAHFDTQSHQNDTNSLFDFAEKLSQQSNSLSYQLQNSFPTSQHQPQTSVPHMAYLTPSPYLTPNPPDSNPTSYLTFGPGGSSAGLVTYSTGGHAYFQSQRTGQILLQPTGHHGGVASYQSYPWSNLYSQPGVHQRTQCPSTFTASLGSIRDHQTPSTSSLPVHPGFQVGEHNPSHTNVQQAAETQSDIPTSTTILPPVSTLRPSCLRAETTPTGSSSLLPSQVSGTSPQSPSAPSCVKLEYDSPQEIHSHFHCDFSPIQF; this comes from the exons ATGGAGACGGAGGAAGCGGAGCAGGTGAAGCCTGAGAGAAGCCTGCCAGCGGAGGATGAGGCGGCAGCACAGGATGTTCAGATGCAAGATAAAGAGGCCGAGATTAGCAATGAAACAATTATTGATAAGCGAgtgagtaaaaataagaaagttacagaaaagaaaactgtgcAGAAAAAGAGCAGGAAGAGGCGAGGCAAGAAGCAAAATGAGCACGTGAAAACCAGGAAAGGTGGAAAGGAGGATGTCAGTGTGATgttggaggaggaaaagaaaagcgaGACCCAGGAAGTCTCAGTGACGGCGTCAGAGGAGAGCTCAATTCAGTTTGATCCCTCAATAGGCCTGATTAGTAGCTGTGAGCTGTCTGATCCCGTTTATCTGGGTATGGAGACGACTGGGCTGTACTGCCCCCCGGACCCTGTCCCAGTACTGTACCCAGCCCAGCCACCAGTCCCGATCCAGTCTGCAGCGCCGACGTCACACGGTGGGACAAAACGACCCCACAGCCCCTCTCAGCCTCAGTGTCTACCCCAGAAGAGCTCCCAACCGCTCCAG ATAGAGATAAGTCAAGTGTACTCCACCCGACGCTCCATCCGATACAGCAACAGAGGCCGAGGTCGGGCGCTCAGCTGTCCTCCGCCGCCAGGGTCCGAGTTGTTGGACTGCGTCCCACTACCACCTGCCCCGAGGAAGAAGACACGGACGCTCTACAGTACAG ACCAGCTGGAGCATTTAGAGGCGTTGTTCCAGGAGGATCACTATCCTGATGCAGAGAAGAGGAAAATTATTGCTGCGTCAGTTGGTGTTACCCCTCAGAGGATTATG GTTTGGTTTCAGAACCGCAGGGCGAAGTGGAGGAAAGTGCGTTCAATTACAGCTAAGGCTGAAACTGCACTGAGCAGAGTTGAACCCAGTACGAATAGTCCAAATCATAAAATCAATCCTCATTTAGCTATGCTGACATCCAGCAG GAAAGGAGTGCCTTCTTTTTCTGGCCATATTGCAGCTTCAGTACAACAGATTGGCTCTGCAGCTGCTTTTCCCACACTGTCCACTCAGACGACATCCTCCTTCAGTAGCCTGTTGGAGAGTCTTAACAGCCCAG GTCAGAGTACAGGGAGAGAAATGAGCTCGGGGAATTTGCCAGAGTATCATCACCCCCGTCCCATGCACAGCCCTCCCCCCCTGCGACGGGCCAGCCTCCCTCTTTTTCCTCCTGTGTTTAACTCCGTCACACCGTCTCTCCTCAACACCCCAGCCCACACCCCACCTCTGTTTCTCGATGCTCTGGAGAGCGGCGGCTCCTTGGCTCATTTCGACACCCAGTCTCACCAGAATGACACCAA CTCACTCTTTGACTTTGCGGAGAAGCTGAGCCAGCAGAGCAACTCCTTGTCTTACCAGCTTCAAAACTCCTTTCCAACCAGCCAGCATCAGCCTCAAACATCTGTACCCCACATGGCCTACCTTACTCCATCGCCCTACCTCACCCCCAACCCTCCAGATTCCAACCCTACCTCCTACCTTACGTTTGGACCTGGAGGAAGCTCGGCTGGACTTGTCACATACTCCACAGGTGGTCACGCCTACTTTCAGTCCCAGAGGACCGGACAGATCCTGCTGCAGCCAACCGGCCACCATG GTGGGGTGGCATCGTACCAGTCGTATCCGTGGAGTAACTTGTACAGTCAGCCGGGCGTCCACCAGCGCACCCAGTGTCCCTCCACCTTTACAGCCAGCTTGGGATCCATTCGAGACCACCAGACCCCCTCTACCTCCAGCCTGCCTGTCCATCCTGGCTTTCAGGTGGGGGAGCATAACCCTTCACATACAAACGTGCAGCAAGCAGCAGAGACCCAGTCAGACATTCCCACCAGCACCACCATCCTCCCACCAGTGTCCACTCTGCGACCCTCCTGTCTCAGAGCTGAGACTACTCCGACTGGTTCTTCATCACTGCTTCCTTCTCAGGTCAGCGGCACATCTCCTCAAAGCCCTTCAGCTCCCTCTTGTGTTAAATTGGAGTATGACAGCCCTCAAGAGATTCACAGTCATTTCCACTGTGATTTTTCCCCAATACAGTTTTGA
- the LOC122843678 gene encoding uncharacterized protein LOC122843678 isoform X1 — MDSTVACNDMDKEGDSTEDFGGPSLLCEDLEDLETKDSKEKTSRGREGDENALNQRDNEETRGETAHEERNEGEEKGENKVVVSEKELMETEEAEQVKPERSLPAEDEAAAQDVQMQDKEAEISNETIIDKRVSKNKKVTEKKTVQKKSRKRRGKKQNEHVKTRKGGKEDVSVMLEEEKKSETQEVSVTASEESSIQFDPSIGLISSCELSDPVYLGMETTGLYCPPDPVPVLYPAQPPVPIQSAAPTSHGGTKRPHSPSQPQCLPQKSSQPLQIEISQVYSTRRSIRYSNRGRGRALSCPPPPGSELLDCVPLPPAPRKKTRTLYSTDQLEHLEALFQEDHYPDAEKRKIIAASVGVTPQRIMVWFQNRRAKWRKVRSITAKAETALSRVEPSTNSPNHKINPHLAMLTSSRKGVPSFSGHIAASVQQIGSAAAFPTLSTQTTSSFSSLLESLNSPGQSTGREMSSGNLPEYHHPRPMHSPPPLRRASLPLFPPVFNSVTPSLLNTPAHTPPLFLDALESGGSLAHFDTQSHQNDTNSLFDFAEKLSQQSNSLSYQLQNSFPTSQHQPQTSVPHMAYLTPSPYLTPNPPDSNPTSYLTFGPGGSSAGLVTYSTGGHAYFQSQRTGQILLQPTGHHGGVASYQSYPWSNLYSQPGVHQRTQCPSTFTASLGSIRDHQTPSTSSLPVHPGFQVGEHNPSHTNVQQAAETQSDIPTSTTILPPVSTLRPSCLRAETTPTGSSSLLPSQVSGTSPQSPSAPSCVKLEYDSPQEIHSHFHCDFSPIQF; from the exons ATGGACTCGACGGTAGCGTGTAATGATATGGACAAGGAGGGCGACTCAACTGAAGATTTCG GCGGTCCAAGCCTGCTGTGTGAGGACCTGGAAGATCTGGAAACAAAGGACAGTAAAGAGAAGACGAGCAGAGGAAGGGAAGGAGATGAGAATGCGTTAAATCAGAGAGATAATGAAGAGACGAGAGGGGAGACGGCGCATGAAGAGAGGAACGAGGGggaggaaaaaggagaaaataaagttgttgtgTCAGAGAAGGAACTGATGGAGACGGAGGAAGCGGAGCAGGTGAAGCCTGAGAGAAGCCTGCCAGCGGAGGATGAGGCGGCAGCACAGGATGTTCAGATGCAAGATAAAGAGGCCGAGATTAGCAATGAAACAATTATTGATAAGCGAgtgagtaaaaataagaaagttacagaaaagaaaactgtgcAGAAAAAGAGCAGGAAGAGGCGAGGCAAGAAGCAAAATGAGCACGTGAAAACCAGGAAAGGTGGAAAGGAGGATGTCAGTGTGATgttggaggaggaaaagaaaagcgaGACCCAGGAAGTCTCAGTGACGGCGTCAGAGGAGAGCTCAATTCAGTTTGATCCCTCAATAGGCCTGATTAGTAGCTGTGAGCTGTCTGATCCCGTTTATCTGGGTATGGAGACGACTGGGCTGTACTGCCCCCCGGACCCTGTCCCAGTACTGTACCCAGCCCAGCCACCAGTCCCGATCCAGTCTGCAGCGCCGACGTCACACGGTGGGACAAAACGACCCCACAGCCCCTCTCAGCCTCAGTGTCTACCCCAGAAGAGCTCCCAACCGCTCCAG ATAGAGATAAGTCAAGTGTACTCCACCCGACGCTCCATCCGATACAGCAACAGAGGCCGAGGTCGGGCGCTCAGCTGTCCTCCGCCGCCAGGGTCCGAGTTGTTGGACTGCGTCCCACTACCACCTGCCCCGAGGAAGAAGACACGGACGCTCTACAGTACAG ACCAGCTGGAGCATTTAGAGGCGTTGTTCCAGGAGGATCACTATCCTGATGCAGAGAAGAGGAAAATTATTGCTGCGTCAGTTGGTGTTACCCCTCAGAGGATTATG GTTTGGTTTCAGAACCGCAGGGCGAAGTGGAGGAAAGTGCGTTCAATTACAGCTAAGGCTGAAACTGCACTGAGCAGAGTTGAACCCAGTACGAATAGTCCAAATCATAAAATCAATCCTCATTTAGCTATGCTGACATCCAGCAG GAAAGGAGTGCCTTCTTTTTCTGGCCATATTGCAGCTTCAGTACAACAGATTGGCTCTGCAGCTGCTTTTCCCACACTGTCCACTCAGACGACATCCTCCTTCAGTAGCCTGTTGGAGAGTCTTAACAGCCCAG GTCAGAGTACAGGGAGAGAAATGAGCTCGGGGAATTTGCCAGAGTATCATCACCCCCGTCCCATGCACAGCCCTCCCCCCCTGCGACGGGCCAGCCTCCCTCTTTTTCCTCCTGTGTTTAACTCCGTCACACCGTCTCTCCTCAACACCCCAGCCCACACCCCACCTCTGTTTCTCGATGCTCTGGAGAGCGGCGGCTCCTTGGCTCATTTCGACACCCAGTCTCACCAGAATGACACCAA CTCACTCTTTGACTTTGCGGAGAAGCTGAGCCAGCAGAGCAACTCCTTGTCTTACCAGCTTCAAAACTCCTTTCCAACCAGCCAGCATCAGCCTCAAACATCTGTACCCCACATGGCCTACCTTACTCCATCGCCCTACCTCACCCCCAACCCTCCAGATTCCAACCCTACCTCCTACCTTACGTTTGGACCTGGAGGAAGCTCGGCTGGACTTGTCACATACTCCACAGGTGGTCACGCCTACTTTCAGTCCCAGAGGACCGGACAGATCCTGCTGCAGCCAACCGGCCACCATG GTGGGGTGGCATCGTACCAGTCGTATCCGTGGAGTAACTTGTACAGTCAGCCGGGCGTCCACCAGCGCACCCAGTGTCCCTCCACCTTTACAGCCAGCTTGGGATCCATTCGAGACCACCAGACCCCCTCTACCTCCAGCCTGCCTGTCCATCCTGGCTTTCAGGTGGGGGAGCATAACCCTTCACATACAAACGTGCAGCAAGCAGCAGAGACCCAGTCAGACATTCCCACCAGCACCACCATCCTCCCACCAGTGTCCACTCTGCGACCCTCCTGTCTCAGAGCTGAGACTACTCCGACTGGTTCTTCATCACTGCTTCCTTCTCAGGTCAGCGGCACATCTCCTCAAAGCCCTTCAGCTCCCTCTTGTGTTAAATTGGAGTATGACAGCCCTCAAGAGATTCACAGTCATTTCCACTGTGATTTTTCCCCAATACAGTTTTGA